A portion of the Ammoniphilus sp. CFH 90114 genome contains these proteins:
- a CDS encoding VanZ family protein — MGNRLVWIPVVLWMAIIFWFSSEPYSNQDLRPWLKQNVPEAALKERLQHVRVNYNGSEISIQTKGVQGFLEFFIRKGAHIFVFAVLAFLVYWALTLTWRTEKYNFWIAFIVSLIYAMLDEWHQSFNPERTAKWADVGIDAVGIVFGLLFAVAIRKIWGMLK, encoded by the coding sequence ATGGGGAACAGGTTGGTTTGGATTCCGGTCGTGCTGTGGATGGCGATCATCTTTTGGTTTTCTTCTGAACCGTATTCCAATCAGGACTTGCGTCCCTGGCTAAAACAGAATGTACCAGAAGCGGCGCTTAAAGAGCGGCTCCAGCATGTAAGAGTAAATTACAATGGAAGCGAAATTAGCATTCAAACGAAAGGCGTACAGGGATTTTTAGAATTCTTTATTCGAAAAGGAGCGCATATTTTCGTGTTTGCTGTTTTGGCCTTTTTAGTCTATTGGGCTCTTACCTTGACTTGGCGAACGGAGAAATACAATTTCTGGATCGCGTTCATAGTCTCGTTGATTTATGCTATGCTGGATGAATGGCACCAATCGTTTAATCCAGAGAGAACGGCGAAGTGGGCCGATGTCGGGATCGATGCGGTGGGCATCGTGTTTGGCCTGCTTTTTGCTGTGGCCATCCGTAAGATTTGGGGAATGCTAAAGTAG
- a CDS encoding DUF2062 domain-containing protein — MIRKLTRIIRLQYLKLIRAQGATSLIARSFAIGLFIEFITLPTMGLAFLMLFPLIKWFRGSFPVSLIGFTLGKLIVPFFLVLNYKVGAMLFNQQGALMMESFFTLDSIKEHGLVFLTGSALDGLGMAIVCYGLVYAGLVMYRKRKEIRRLQRQVQ, encoded by the coding sequence ATGATTAGAAAACTAACCAGAATCATTAGACTACAATACCTCAAGCTCATCCGAGCCCAAGGGGCCACTTCGCTTATTGCTCGGAGCTTCGCCATTGGCCTGTTTATCGAATTCATCACCCTACCTACGATGGGACTAGCTTTTTTAATGCTATTTCCGTTAATCAAGTGGTTTAGGGGTTCTTTCCCGGTATCCTTGATCGGCTTCACATTGGGAAAATTAATCGTCCCTTTTTTTCTCGTCCTAAACTACAAGGTGGGGGCGATGTTGTTCAACCAGCAAGGAGCGTTGATGATGGAGTCCTTCTTCACGCTGGATTCGATCAAGGAACATGGACTCGTCTTTCTAACCGGCAGTGCTCTAGATGGACTTGGAATGGCCATCGTATGTTATGGTTTAGTATACGCAGGTCTCGTGATGTACCGAAAAAGAAAAGAAATCCGTCGTTTACAGCGGCAGGTGCAATAA